In Vespa crabro chromosome 13, iyVesCrab1.2, whole genome shotgun sequence, one DNA window encodes the following:
- the LOC124428631 gene encoding uncharacterized protein DDB_G0284459 isoform X4: MAGYAWVTLATNDAYSLGALVLAHSLRRVGTRYELAVLVTPGVTSMMREKLAAVFSLVQEVNVLDSKDEANLALLARPELGITFTKLHCWRLTQYEKCVFVDADTLVVRNCDELFEREELSAAPDVGWPDCFNSGVFVFRPSQQTFASITSFATAKGSFDGGDQGLLNMYFNDWARKDISKHLPFIYNMCSTAAYSYLPAFKQFGDDVRIIHFIGITKPWLQYFDTMTGIVQPPSGLNHLQPLLQLWWNIFCDKVHSQLSPIMAGLAGALAQMTLGEPRSAEQIALEEHMRKQSWEQGQIDYMGRDSFDNIWKKICETLSLAPRQPSPAKTTEDEIKNEGTEELNATKETSIDLMPQSEGTDDINSLAAETTSDLSVKQSLICKIPKDDISQQKSIDTSQILTKDESVDINIQQSSTVREEVNSKKVSFDADSKEQLPQLEAENISETVAELPVIKTIKEICAETTTELPSSSSDQTTIVKETVLIDPIQDTTVTKEFDRKAVQAEKDDIQACADKVDELSIEQDTKCSSACASEIILTNPVPIQVAESVLQTEPKESVSQDLKLITEEVISSTIAPLQESVVAFSETPVELTDRTQLCDPTLLVSSNEAANIIDPNRISNISQNGDTVVNGSTIKLDESDSLLARSVIKQVVQEIESPKEEESQPQKTETLSEQSNIMESSQTKQEEEEETIETVEAKKETDLIAATVSKVEQTEDVEGAATAVETSESTPIECPIRPTRTKEISIPSTPTVTEPTPPTSPIDASTQDVEGQGKTVKKITKKVTKKPTSESDSTDRTDTEASEKKTAKKVVKKVVKKPKESQEEGGESSSSTDKPKKTAKSTKKITKSLQSLETDASIPETPPPDSSDAPVPPKRKVKASTSNKPASTAPKSDTGS; encoded by the exons ATGGCCG GATATGCTTGGGTAACATTGGCCACAAACGATGCCTATTCTCTGGGAGCATTGGTATTGGCCCATTCTTTGCGTCGAGTCGGCACCAGATACGAGCTAGCAGTTTTGGTTACTCCGGGAGTAACGAGTATGATGag AGAAAAATTGGCAGCGGTATTTTCCTTGGTACAGGAAGTAAATGTTCTCGATTCGAAAGACGAAGCTAATCTGGCACTTTTGGCGAGGCCAGAGTTGGGTATTACATTTACGAAATTACATTGTTGGAGGCTAACTCAATACGAGAAATGCGTTTTTGTAGATGCCGATACGCTt GTCGTAAGAAATTGCGACGAGCTGTTCGAACGTGAAGAATTATCGGCCGCGCCTGATGTCGGCTGGCCCGACTGTTTTAATTCGGGTGTATTCGTCTTTAGACCGTCCCAACAAACGTTCGCTTCCATCACTTCGTTCGCAACAGCTAAGGGTTCCTTTGATGGGGGCGATCAAggtttattaaatatgtacTTCAATGATTGGGCACGAAAGGATATATCTAAACATTTACCGTTCATCTATAATATGTGTTCTACGGCGGCATACTCTTATCTTCCCGCTTTTAAACA aTTTGGGGATGACGTTAGAATAATACACTTCATTGGGATCACGAAACCATGGTTACAGTATTTCGATACGATGACCGGTATTGTACAACCGCCATCAGGCTTGAACCATTTGCAACCGTTGCTACAATTATGGTGGAATATCTTTTGTGACAAAGTCCATTCACAATTATCACCCATTATG GCTGGCCTTGCTGGTGCATTAGCTCAAATGACATTAGGTGAGCCAAGAAGTGCAGAACAAATTGCTTTAGAAGAACACATGAGGAAACAAAGTTGGGAACAAGGTCAAATTGATTATATGGGTCGTGACAGTTTTGAtaatatatggaaaaaaatttgtgaaaCGCTTTCTCTTGCTCCAAGACAACCTTCTCCGGCTAAGACTActgag GatgagataaaaaatgaaggaacaGAAGAACTGAATGCAACTAAAGAAACGAGTATTGATTTAATGCCTCAATCTGAAGGCACTGATGATATTAATAGCCTAGCAG CTGAAACAACTAGTGATCTGAGCGTAAAACAATCTTTAATCTGTAAAATTCCTAAGGATGATATTTCGCAACAAAAATCTATTGATACATCTCAAATACTTACAAAAGATGAATctgttgatattaatatacaacAAAGTTCCACTGTACGTGAGGAAGTTAATTCTAAAAAAGTATCATTTGACGCAGATTCTAAAGAACAATTACCACAATTAGAAGcagaaaatatttctgaaaCAGTTGCAGAATTACCTGTAATAAAAACCATCAAAGAAATATGTGCAGAAACAACTACAGAGTTACCCTCCTCGTCTTCTGATCAAACGACGATTGTAAAAGAAACTGTATTAATAGATCCAATACAAGATACTACTGTTACAAAAGAATTTGATAGAAAAGCAGTTCAAGCTGAAAAAGATGATATTCAAGCATGTGCAGACAAAGTAGATGAACTGAGTATTGAACAAGATACAAAATGTTCCTCTGCGTGTGCTTCTGAAATTATACTTACTAATCCTGTACCGATACAAGTTGCAGAATCTGTTTTACAAACAGAGCCAAAAGAATCTGTTTCGCAAGATTTAAAACTAATAACAGAAGAAGTTATTTCCTCTACAATTGCACCACTTCAAGAATCTGTTGTGGCTTTTTCCGAAACACCAGTTGAATTAACTGATAGAACACAATTATGCGATCCGACATTACTAGTATCTTCCAACGAAGCTGCTAATATAATAGATCCAAATAGAATTTCGAATATAAGTCAAAATGGAGATACAGTTGTTAATGGGTCTACAATTAAATTAGATGAAAGCGACTCATTATTAGCACGATCTGTAATTAAGCAAGTAGTACAGGAAATTGAAAgtccaaaagaagaagaaagccaACCACAAAAGACTGAAACGTTAAGTGAACAATCGAATATAATGGAAAGTTCACAAActaaacaagaagaagaagaagaaacaattgAAACTGTtgaagcaaagaaagaaacagatcTAATTGCTGCAACTGTATCAAAAGTAGAACAAACAGAAGATGTTGAGGGAGCTGCAACAGCAGTGGAAACATCAGAGTCTACGCCAATAGAATGTCCAATTAGGCCTActagaacaaaagaaatatctattcCTTCTACACCGACTGTAACAGAACCTACTCCTCCAACTAGTCCTATAGATGCCAGTACGCAGGATGTAGAAGGTCAAGGAAAGActgttaaaaaaattacaaaaaaggtTACTAAAAAACCAACCTCAGAAAGCGATTCAACAGATCGAACTGATACTGAGGCTAGTGAAAAGAAGACTGCGAAAAAAGTGGTTAAGAAGGTTGTGAAGAAGCCAAAAGAAAGTCAGGAAGAAGGCGGAGAAAGCTCTAGCTCTACTGATAAACCTAAAAAGACTGCAAAGAGCACAAAGAAAATCACAAAATCTTTACAAAGTTTAGAAACTGATGCATCTATTCCTGAAACTCCACCGCCTGATAGTTCTGATGCACCAGTTCCTCCAAAGAGGAAAGTTAAAGCTTCTACATCCAATAAACCTGCATCTACTGCTCCTAAATCTGATACAGGATCATGA
- the LOC124428631 gene encoding general transcriptional corepressor trfA isoform X2: MMREKLAAVFSLVQEVNVLDSKDEANLALLARPELGITFTKLHCWRLTQYEKCVFVDADTLVVRNCDELFEREELSAAPDVGWPDCFNSGVFVFRPSQQTFASITSFATAKGSFDGGDQGLLNMYFNDWARKDISKHLPFIYNMCSTAAYSYLPAFKQFGDDVRIIHFIGITKPWLQYFDTMTGIVQPPSGLNHLQPLLQLWWNIFCDKVHSQLSPIMATSTLAPIWHDIFPLPVVSFFPNDPVYNETNYESYSDVCTKTPDFSEFKDPWENYSLKNDMSMDKNKGSIENVHYFYNNNEITGTSSGNHNYRNPPYQDSNQFHPVNYNELSAHLHNVEYHKKEENVPFIEHKKQQEEFAYSYSKDNYVENHPTVSQQFHWQSDQHQHQYQGTSNVDVNVHQHIHDRHEKEHHFECQYETNENDQKLTSDNNNRYVNFHIVRETSDSSNNNNHDHHQHAYHINQYQESNISHHHHHHHHHHHHHQQQQQQQQQQQQQQHYCQEQKDHNQEEQKERHYQHNIKQTIDFIQPSHDSTHNSEHKTSETIYIEQNNYPSNIMNKQTDEQKLTSHPSSEPCTDLHNVATQSDLNLTGHLDSSNAGLAGALAQMTLGEPRSAEQIALEEHMRKQSWEQGQIDYMGRDSFDNIWKKICETLSLAPRQPSPAKTTEDEIKNEGTEELNATKETSIDLMPQSEGTDDINSLAAETTSDLSVKQSLICKIPKDDISQQKSIDTSQILTKDESVDINIQQSSTVREEVNSKKVSFDADSKEQLPQLEAENISETVAELPVIKTIKEICAETTTELPSSSSDQTTIVKETVLIDPIQDTTVTKEFDRKAVQAEKDDIQACADKVDELSIEQDTKCSSACASEIILTNPVPIQVAESVLQTEPKESVSQDLKLITEEVISSTIAPLQESVVAFSETPVELTDRTQLCDPTLLVSSNEAANIIDPNRISNISQNGDTVVNGSTIKLDESDSLLARSVIKQVVQEIESPKEEESQPQKTETLSEQSNIMESSQTKQEEEEETIETVEAKKETDLIAATVSKVEQTEDVEGAATAVETSESTPIECPIRPTRTKEISIPSTPTVTEPTPPTSPIDASTQDVEGQGKTVKKITKKVTKKPTSESDSTDRTDTEASEKKTAKKVVKKVVKKPKESQEEGGESSSSTDKPKKTAKSTKKITKSLQSLETDASIPETPPPDSSDAPVPPKRKVKASTSNKPASTAPKSDTGS; encoded by the exons ATGATGag AGAAAAATTGGCAGCGGTATTTTCCTTGGTACAGGAAGTAAATGTTCTCGATTCGAAAGACGAAGCTAATCTGGCACTTTTGGCGAGGCCAGAGTTGGGTATTACATTTACGAAATTACATTGTTGGAGGCTAACTCAATACGAGAAATGCGTTTTTGTAGATGCCGATACGCTt GTCGTAAGAAATTGCGACGAGCTGTTCGAACGTGAAGAATTATCGGCCGCGCCTGATGTCGGCTGGCCCGACTGTTTTAATTCGGGTGTATTCGTCTTTAGACCGTCCCAACAAACGTTCGCTTCCATCACTTCGTTCGCAACAGCTAAGGGTTCCTTTGATGGGGGCGATCAAggtttattaaatatgtacTTCAATGATTGGGCACGAAAGGATATATCTAAACATTTACCGTTCATCTATAATATGTGTTCTACGGCGGCATACTCTTATCTTCCCGCTTTTAAACA aTTTGGGGATGACGTTAGAATAATACACTTCATTGGGATCACGAAACCATGGTTACAGTATTTCGATACGATGACCGGTATTGTACAACCGCCATCAGGCTTGAACCATTTGCAACCGTTGCTACAATTATGGTGGAATATCTTTTGTGACAAAGTCCATTCACAATTATCACCCATTATG GCCACCAGCACATTGGCACCAATTTGGCacgatatttttcctttacctGTCGTATCCTTTTTTCCAAACGATCCCGTTTACAATGAGACAAACTATGAATCGTACAGTGACGTTTGCACAAAAACACCAGACTTCTCGGAATTTAAAGATCCATGGgaaaattattctttgaaaaatgatatgaGCATGGATAAGAATAAAGGAAGCATAGAAAATGTTCACtatttttacaataacaatgaaataactgGAACGTCGAGCGGAAATCATAATTACCGCAATCCACCTTATCAAGATTCAAATCAATTTCATCCTGTTAATTACAATGAACTTTCGGCCCATCTACATAATGTAGAGTATcataaaaaagaggagaacgTACCATTCATCGAGCATAAGAAACAACAAGAAGAGTTTGCGTATTCATATTCGAAAGATAATTATGTAGAAAATCATCCTACAGTGTCGCAACAGTTTCACTGGCAAAGTGATCAGCATCAACATCAATATCAAGGGACATCTAACGTTGATGTAAATGTGCATCAGCATATTCACGATCGTCATGAGAAAGAGCACCATTTCGAGTGTCAATATGAAACTAATGAGAACGATCAAAAATTAACGtctgataataacaatcgttACGTCAATTTTCATATTGTGAGAGAAACGTCAGAtagttctaataataataatcacgatcATCATCAACATGCATATCATATTAATCAATACCAAGAATCTAATATCTcgcatcatcatcaccaccaccaccaccaccaccaccaccaccaacaacaacagcaacagcaacagcaacaacaacaacagcaacattATTGTCAGGAGCAAAAAGATCATAATcaggaagaacaaaaagaaagacattATCAACATAATATAAAGCAAACGATAGACTTTATTCAACCTAGTCATGACAGTACACATAATAGTGAACATAAGACTTCTGAGACAATATATATCGAACAGAATAATTATCCTagtaatattatgaataaacaGACCGACGAACAGAAATTGACATCCCATCCCTCCTCCGAACCCTGTACAGATCTCCACAATGTAGCAACGCAATCTGACCTGAATTTAACAGGACATCTAGACAGTTCAAAT GCTGGCCTTGCTGGTGCATTAGCTCAAATGACATTAGGTGAGCCAAGAAGTGCAGAACAAATTGCTTTAGAAGAACACATGAGGAAACAAAGTTGGGAACAAGGTCAAATTGATTATATGGGTCGTGACAGTTTTGAtaatatatggaaaaaaatttgtgaaaCGCTTTCTCTTGCTCCAAGACAACCTTCTCCGGCTAAGACTActgag GatgagataaaaaatgaaggaacaGAAGAACTGAATGCAACTAAAGAAACGAGTATTGATTTAATGCCTCAATCTGAAGGCACTGATGATATTAATAGCCTAGCAG CTGAAACAACTAGTGATCTGAGCGTAAAACAATCTTTAATCTGTAAAATTCCTAAGGATGATATTTCGCAACAAAAATCTATTGATACATCTCAAATACTTACAAAAGATGAATctgttgatattaatatacaacAAAGTTCCACTGTACGTGAGGAAGTTAATTCTAAAAAAGTATCATTTGACGCAGATTCTAAAGAACAATTACCACAATTAGAAGcagaaaatatttctgaaaCAGTTGCAGAATTACCTGTAATAAAAACCATCAAAGAAATATGTGCAGAAACAACTACAGAGTTACCCTCCTCGTCTTCTGATCAAACGACGATTGTAAAAGAAACTGTATTAATAGATCCAATACAAGATACTACTGTTACAAAAGAATTTGATAGAAAAGCAGTTCAAGCTGAAAAAGATGATATTCAAGCATGTGCAGACAAAGTAGATGAACTGAGTATTGAACAAGATACAAAATGTTCCTCTGCGTGTGCTTCTGAAATTATACTTACTAATCCTGTACCGATACAAGTTGCAGAATCTGTTTTACAAACAGAGCCAAAAGAATCTGTTTCGCAAGATTTAAAACTAATAACAGAAGAAGTTATTTCCTCTACAATTGCACCACTTCAAGAATCTGTTGTGGCTTTTTCCGAAACACCAGTTGAATTAACTGATAGAACACAATTATGCGATCCGACATTACTAGTATCTTCCAACGAAGCTGCTAATATAATAGATCCAAATAGAATTTCGAATATAAGTCAAAATGGAGATACAGTTGTTAATGGGTCTACAATTAAATTAGATGAAAGCGACTCATTATTAGCACGATCTGTAATTAAGCAAGTAGTACAGGAAATTGAAAgtccaaaagaagaagaaagccaACCACAAAAGACTGAAACGTTAAGTGAACAATCGAATATAATGGAAAGTTCACAAActaaacaagaagaagaagaagaaacaattgAAACTGTtgaagcaaagaaagaaacagatcTAATTGCTGCAACTGTATCAAAAGTAGAACAAACAGAAGATGTTGAGGGAGCTGCAACAGCAGTGGAAACATCAGAGTCTACGCCAATAGAATGTCCAATTAGGCCTActagaacaaaagaaatatctattcCTTCTACACCGACTGTAACAGAACCTACTCCTCCAACTAGTCCTATAGATGCCAGTACGCAGGATGTAGAAGGTCAAGGAAAGActgttaaaaaaattacaaaaaaggtTACTAAAAAACCAACCTCAGAAAGCGATTCAACAGATCGAACTGATACTGAGGCTAGTGAAAAGAAGACTGCGAAAAAAGTGGTTAAGAAGGTTGTGAAGAAGCCAAAAGAAAGTCAGGAAGAAGGCGGAGAAAGCTCTAGCTCTACTGATAAACCTAAAAAGACTGCAAAGAGCACAAAGAAAATCACAAAATCTTTACAAAGTTTAGAAACTGATGCATCTATTCCTGAAACTCCACCGCCTGATAGTTCTGATGCACCAGTTCCTCCAAAGAGGAAAGTTAAAGCTTCTACATCCAATAAACCTGCATCTACTGCTCCTAAATCTGATACAGGATCATGA